In one Lolium rigidum isolate FL_2022 chromosome 3, APGP_CSIRO_Lrig_0.1, whole genome shotgun sequence genomic region, the following are encoded:
- the LOC124697736 gene encoding casein kinase 1-like protein HD16, protein MDSHERHTRVQEALLPFRRLCDGGRAYANVQTVVVEGDDMAEALLRYAAESGVRSLVLSSVSFRWFQRQAMANGKCCGRREGAVETGEYIGGPWLERQHRSRYNFQGGRSCHCPRSAACCSLLCRCCPLLALASINAAISPPTAQHPAAISHAPGLLLLHQSRCALMEATAEAAAILFSMREPGPVPDDGAAPPASVPARPDIDLNRAASDDEGGGWAADHSALHNQIENATVQAWRATKRAGTDEGRGRPPSKPGGKRFRVTGDVQTGQDQIGNATPLGRAGRRGGAASRGRGRPPSKPRGKGIRVPAGVQTDMPQQDLPQCIVGEATGAGRVQQDHGLNKEPESAAMITPQPERAVNHTAICACCGASCTDESESPALEPRGNEPPEITTTDEATAMPPVPERVDVGPGYITGRKLGQGGSGKVYVGRQIPVTLGGPSKEVALKFELRRSKAGSYDPPFEWQVYQALNGCYGIPSVHHMGCQGDYCILVMDMLGPSLKDVWYSQGQEVTFQMGACIAIEAISILEKIHSKGFVHGDVKPENFLLGQPGSADEKKIFLVDFGLASNWKRNIASSNMHVQYDQRPGIFRGTVRYASVHAHLGRTSSRRDDLESLAYTLMFLLRGSLPWKGIQEDNRSFLVCKKKMETSPEMLCEFCPDPFKRFVEMVTTMKFDEVPNYRKLVSLFEDMIEGPASRPIRIDGALEVGNKRGRMVVNLEEDERPMKKVRSGNPATQWISVYNASWPTKQRYHYDISNSRLHQCIEEGNEAGLLISCVASVTNLWTLVMDAGTGFSSQVYEVSQFFVHKEWIMEQWDNKFYITSIAGATNGSSLVVMSRGTPYTQQAYKVSEYFPYNWINRKWKEGFHVTSMGTAGNRWVVVMSRNAGYSDQVVELDFVYPSEGIHRRWESGYRITSCAGTPDQAAFILSIPKRKPMDEAQETLRTSAFPSDRMVKEKWAKKLCINSVCYGRTKC, encoded by the exons GAAGGAGCCGTGGAGACTGGAGAGTACATAGGTGGGCCATGGCTCGAGCGGCAGCACCGCAGCAGATACAACTTCCAAGGCGGCCGGTCATGTCACTGCCCCCGCTCCGCCGCCTGCTGCTCTCTGCTCTGCCGCTGCTGTCCCCTCCTCGCCCTCGCCTCCATCAATGCCGCCATCTCACCGCCCACCGCCCAGCACCCAGCCGCTATATCCCACGCCccaggcctcctcctcctccaccagtcCCGGTGCGCTCTCATGGAGGCCACGGCGGAAGCGGCCGCCATACTTTTCTCCATGCGCGAGCCCGGCCCCGTCCCTGACGACGGCGCCGCGCCGCCTGCCTCGGTTCCTGCGCGGCCGGACATTGATTTGAACAGGGCGGctagcgacgacgagggcggcggctgggctgccGATCACTCG GCTCTGCACAATCAAATTGAAAATGCCACCGTCCAAGCCTGGAGGGCCACAAAGCGTGCTGGGACTGACGAGGGAAGAGGAAGGCCACCATCCAAGCCTGGAGGCAAGCGGTTCAGGGTTACTGGTGATGTGCAGACTGGCCAGGATCAAATTGGCAACGCGACTCCACTGGGTAGGGCTGGAAGGCGTGGTGGCGCTGCTTCCAGGGGAAGAGGAAGGCCACCGTCCAAGCCCAGAGGCAAGGGGATCAGGGTTCCAGCTGGTGTGCAGACTGACATGCCTCAGCAGGACCTCCCTCAATGTATCGTTGGAGAGGCAACCGGTGCAGGTAGAGTGCAGCAAGACCATGGTTTGAACAAGGAACCTGAGAGCGCAGCCATGATAACGCCACAACCTGAGAGG GCTGTTAATCATACCGCTATATGCGCTTGTTGCGGTGCCAGTTGCACTGACGAAAGTGAAAGCCCGGCTTTGGAGCCTAGGGGAAATGAACCCCCAGAAATTACCACCACAGACGAAGCCACTGCAATGCCGCCGGTGCCAGAGAGG GTTGATGTAGGCCCAGGGTATATAACTGGCAGAAAGTTAGGTCAAGGTGGCTCTGGCAAGGTCTATGTTGGCAGACAAATacctgttactcttggaggtccAAGCAAGGAG GTTGCACTAAAATTTGAGCTTCGAAGAAGCAAAGCAGGTAGCTATGATCCCCCATTTGAGTGGCAAGTCTATCA GGCTCTCAATGGTTGTTATGGTATACCATCTGTACACCACATGGGTTGCCAAGGAGACTACTGCATTCTT GTAATGGATATGCTTGGTCCAAGCCTCAAGGATGTTTGGTATTCACAGGGACAGGA GGTGACATTTCAAATGGGTGCTTGTATTGCCATTGAAGCCATATCAATTCTTGAGAAGATCCATTCGAAAGG CTTTGTACATGGTGATGTGAAACCTGAAAACTTTTTGCTTGGTCAGCCTGGATCAGCTGATGAAAAGAAGATTTTCCTGGTTGATTTTGGTTTAG CATCCAACTGGAAAAGGAACATAGCGTCATCCAACATGCATGTTCAATATGACCAGAGGCCAGGCATTTTTAG GGGAACAGTTAGATATGCGAGTGTCCATGCCCATTTAGGTCGTACAAGCAGTAGGAGGGATGATTTGGAATCACTAGCATACACCCTTATGTTTTTATTACGAGGAAGCTTACCATGGAAAGGCATTCAG GAAGATAACAGGAGCTTTCTTGTTTGTAAGAAGAAAATGGAAACTTCTCCAGAGATGCTGTGTGAATTCTGTCCTGATCCATTCAAACGTTTTGTTGAGATGGTCACTACTATGAAATTTGATGAAGTACCAAATTACCGAAAACTTGTTTCTCTGTTTGAGGATATGATTGAAGGACCTGCTTCAAGACCCATCAGGATCGATGGAGCTCTAGAG GTTGGAAATAAACGTGGGAGAATGGTAGTAAATCTTGAAGAAGATGAACGGCCTATGAAAAAAGTTCGGTCGGGGAACCCAGCAACTCAGTGGATTTCGGTTTATAATGCTAGTTGGCCCACAAAGCAGCG ATACCACTACGATATATCTAATTCAAGGCTGCATCAGTGTATAGAAGAAGGTAATGAAGCTGGCTTGTTGATTAGTTGCGTAGCTTCTGTAACAAATCTGTGGACTCTCGTCATGGATGCTGGGACTGGTTTTTCTTCTCAAGTTTACGAGGTTTCCCAATTTTTCGTGCACAAG GAGTGGATTATGGAGCAGTGGGATAATAAGTTTTACATAACATCAATAGCTGGAGCAACCAATGGAAGCTCATTGGTTGTAATGTCCAGAG GAACTCCATATACACAGCAGGCATACAAAGTCAGTGAATATTTTCCTTATAACTGGATCAATAGAAAGTGGAAAGAAGGTTTTCATGTCACATCTATGGGAACCGCCGGAAATCGTTGGGTAGTTGTCATGTCGAGGAATGCGGGTTACTCTGACCAG GTTGTGGAGTTGGATTTTGTGTATCCGAGTGAAGGAATCCACCGGCGATGGGAGAGTGGTTACAGAATAACTTCATGTGCAGGCACGCCTGACCAAGCAGCTTTTATCTTGAGCATACCAAAGAGGAAGCCAATGGATGAGGCCCAGGAAACCCTTCGAACTTCTGCCTTTCCCAGCGACCGCATGGTGAAG GAAAAATGGGCGAAGAAGCTATGCATTAATTCAGTCTGCTATGGGCGAACCAAGTGTTGA